A segment of the Bacillota bacterium genome:
GCCCAGGGCCTGCTGGGCCTCTTTCAAGAGGAGTCCCCACGACGGCGTGGGCGGCTGCAGCCCGAGGCCGAGGTAGCTCAACCCGGCGTCGGCCACGAGGGCGATGGCCGCCGACGCGGCCCCCTGGGCGAGCAGGGGCCGCGCCATGCCCGCCAGGAGGTGGTGGCGGGCAATGTGAGCCCAGGTGGCGCCCAGGGCTTGAGCCGCTTCCACGTAAGGCGC
Coding sequences within it:
- a CDS encoding ABC transporter permease subunit, whose protein sequence is APYVEAAQALGATWAHIARHHLLAGMARPLLAQGAASAAIALVADAGLSYLGLGLQPPTPSWGLLLKEAQQALGLSLWPAAAPGLFLAAAALCFNTIASGLQSPR